From Paenibacillus sp. FSL H8-0537:
GCAACTACAACCGGTGATGGACTCCCTTCAGCAGCTTCAGGCAGCGCTGCGGCAATCGAACGGCTTCCATTTCGCAGCTTAATCGTAAACATATCTGGAGGCCTCCCCTCTGCTTCATCACCTCCGGCTGGCGTAATACGGCGATTAACAACAAGTCGGATGCGGCGGCTAAGCGACTGAAAATCTTCTTTCCACCTGCGTTCGGCGCAGCCAAACGCCAGCTCTGCCTTCCGCTGAATGGATAGGTCATCGGTAACCAGCCACAAAACCAAGCTGCTTTTCCTCAAAATCGACAGCTCAAGCTCGCCCATCCCATCCTGCAAATCGATTAAAATGAGATCATATTGCCTTGTAGCTCGGAGCAGTTCTACCATCGCCACTGCATCCACTGGCAATAGGCTGTAACGATCCTCCTCATTGTCGCAGGGCAAAATAAAATCGGCTTTCAGCGCCGGGTGGCGCTTGCGATGCTGCGCAAGCCATGCCCCTGCCTTATCTGGCTCAGCCTTCAGGTGATAAAGCAGCTGTGACATGCCTTCTCCCTCGGGCAGCACGCGCTGGTCTCCCGCTCCCAGCCACACCTCAAGGGCGCTCCAGCGCTCCAGCGTCAAATAAAAAACGCGGCAGCCATGCTTGGCAGCTGTATTCGCCAGCTTGAGCGCAAGTGCTGTCTTGCCAACTCCGCCAGAGGCCGAGCCGATAGCAATAACTGACGCTCCGCCCTCACTGCCTGCATTAACTGCGCTCGACCGGACTGCTCCATGCAGAGCCGCCAAGCTCTGCAATAATTCCGGGAGCGGCTGATATTGCAGCAGCTCCGCATCATACTGAGCATCTTGCCCCTTAGCAGCTACGAATGCCGCCACTGGCACACCAGCGGGCAGGTGTGGAGCAGCGGCAGCGAGAATAGCAGGCTGGGCCGCGATTAAATCAACGGCATAGCCTCCCTTGAGAAACTGGATGAGCGAGGCCGGGTTTGTAAAAGCTGTTAGCTGCCAATGCTCACCGAAGGAACTATCCCTCACGTATTCTGCAAGTCTTCTTGCATACTCCAGCTCACTTACTGCAACAGCTAATTGATAACGCACCATTCATCCTCCTTTCGAAGCAAAGCTACAACCAGCAATCTGAGTTCAGACAACGCAAAAAAGCACCGTAAAGGCGCAGTTTACCTGCGGTCCTTTACGGTGCTTCCGTAGTCATCCAATTTAAGATTGAGAAAAATTTATCACGACGATATGTATCCTGTCAACTGCTTTTTTTCTTTTGCAAGTTCATTTCTAGTTTTAGACTTAAAATAGGATTAGATTTTAATTATATTTATTTTTCATAAAATGGAAATATGCCGCTTATACCTATTTCCCTTAGCCCTCTTCCATTAGCCTCCTCCATTCGCTGATTTAATTGTAGGTCCTTAACTTTCTCAAACTGCAGCTAGATAAACATAGTTAAAAACAATTACACCGTAAAAGACCATAATTACATATGACCTTTTACGGTTTTTTATCAGTAGATACAAGCAAAATTAGTATTTATAAAACTTACATTTACCCGATATATTCAATTAAACATAGGGCAGACGGATTCGACTGTTTAACACCATTACTTGATGAAATGATAATATTGCATTTGTCATCGGTATCACATACGAAAAAAAGCTCGGCCGTAACATTAAAACCAAATTTATGACGAGCTACATCTGCTACTGCTAATATAGTTGGATTTGCTTCCGCGGTTTTAAGCGTGAATGTTGCAGGGGTATCTTCCGTTACAGCGTTGGCAGGGGAATAGAGCCTTACTTGCGTAATAATCGAATTAATAGGTAATATAATTTCTAAATTTTGATTCCCCAAATAAGGAAATCTCCCGTTCGGTCCCTTTACAGATATAATCTTCTTTTGCACAATTCCAACATTTGCCCTCTCGTATCCAAGCGTACATTCCCATATATTTTTAGGGCTGTCATTTAAACCACGACAATTTCTAAATTTAATTTGGGGCTGCCCTCCAAGATTCCCAAGCGAATTTGTACTTACATACGAAATAAAATCCTTCGGTCTAGTATGCTTGGCAATCTGGCAATTCTCATAAATAATATTATGAGGGAATGCCCATGAATTACCCGTGTAATAATATTGATGTTGCCCCATAAGCGTACAGCCATCGAATTTAATAATGGGCATTTTCACATTCGTTGATTTAAATAAGGCGGTAACCCACTGATGGCTCCCATTATTGTATTGCTGAGAATCACTATCACAGCTTATGAATGAAACAGCACCATCAGCCCATTCACATTCAATTAGCTTCGCTAAACCATATTTTGTTTCAAATCTAGCCCCTATACATAAAAATCTCTGTACACCGCTTACATGTGAAGCTCCTAGCAATTTAAAAAAAGTAGTGTTGCCACCATTACTATCCGTATTTATGAAGCTTCCACCCCAGATATTGATATTTCCACCTTTTTCGAAATGCAGAAAGTCCCCTCTAGAAGCCTCATATTGACAAGCAAAAAAATTATAATTTAGGAATTGGTCATTTGCTGTTGTACTTTCCGAAAATATCGTTTTATTCCATTTTCCATAAAAACCACAGTGAAACCACGTAAATTCACTATTTGTATTTAACCCTTCTAGCTTCCAACCATAATTAAAATTAATAAAATCACATTTATCAAACGTATAGTTTTGAGCCCCGCCTTTCGAATACGAATACATAAAATTGGTTTGTTTTTCGTAATCACCGACAAATGTAATTCCTTCAAAATGAATGTGCAGCCATTTGTCATTATTGTAAAACAAATAACCGTTCGTACCTGAATTTGGTTTAAATAAAATCCTTGTAATTCCTCTTCCAGACCCTCGGAAAGCTAAGCCACGAGCCCTCTTTGTATTGGAATTCCCTAAAATTTTCGGATTACTGCTTGAAACGACATAGGTACCAGCAGGCAAATCAATGACCGTATTTCCTTGTGGATTCGTTATTTCACTTACATTATTAGTAATTCGTGATTGAATAAAGGCTTCAAGATCAATAAATGCCTGAGTCGAATTGGTCATTCCGGTTTTATCAGCACTAAACCATTCAATATTGGAACCACGACTTTCAAATTCCTTATCAATTTTCTGAAAATTATTTTTTATTTCATTAATTTTTAAGCTTTCATCTCCAGCATTAACACTCATTTTGAGATTATCTGTTTCATTAGATGCCACATGCCTCTCCTCCTATTGACTATACATTTTTACTTCCTCTCTTTATCTAAATAGCGTTTTATTTAAAAATTCATCTCATTAGCCTGTTTACAGATGATTACGAACTTCAATCAATGGAGGATAAAAGCTTTGATACAAATAAAATATTCTGCTTGGCTCCATTGTGTGTGTAAGCTTTTGCAATGAGTGTACATTCCTGCTTTAGTACATAAATAATCTCTATAAACTAAAAAAAAGCAAGAGAGCACAGGCAATTCTGCTGCACTCTCTTGCTTTTTTCACTTTCCCGTTGCTTATCCCAGTACTTATCCCGGCCCGCCCGCCTGATACTCCAGCAGCTTGCTGAACATCCCCTTGGACTCGCGATACAGCTGATTATAGCCGCCTTGCTGGATGATTCTGCCCTCTTCCAAGACGATAACCTGATCGGCGTCACGAATCGTTGACAGTCGGTGGGCAATGACAATAATCGTTAGTTTGCCCTTCAGCTGCTCAAGTGCCTGCTGAATTTTCAGCTCATTTTCGCTGTCGAGTGAGCTGGTTGCCTCATCCAGTACAAGGATCGACGGCTTCCTAAGCATCGCTCGCGCCAATACAATGCGCTGCCGTTCACCGCCAGACAGCCTTACCCCGCGATCGCCCACGATCGTGTCCAGTCCCTGCGGCAGCGCGCGAACGAAGGCATCAGACGCCGAAAAAGCGAGCGCCTCCCACAATTGCTCCTCCGTCGCTCCCGGCAGTACGAGCTTTAAATTTTCACGAATGCTGACATTAAAAAGAAAGGGGTCCTGCGAGACATAACTCACCGCGCTGCGGTAAGCAAAGCGATTGCTATCGTCCAGCGGAGCACCATCGAGCAGCACCGCTCCGTGCTGGGGTACGATTAGCCCGATTAACGTATCGATCAGCGTACTTTTTCCCGCCCCGGACTTGCCGACAATTGCCGTCATGCTGTTCGCCGGGATACGCAAATTAATATGCTTCAGCGCATACGTCTCATCCTGCTCCCGGTAGCGATAATACACATCCTGGCAGACCAGCTCATGCACAAGCTTCAGCGCAGCAGGCTCTGCCTGCTCTGCCTGCTTTGTTCGCTCTGTTGGGTCAGCAGGCTTATTCAGCTGCATTTCCTCAGCAGCGCCACATTCCTTCATCAAGTCATTCAAGCTCTTGAATGCCGGGAGCGTCAGCACGATTTGCTCCATAGAGGTTTGAATGAGCGTCAGCTTCGGCCACAGCCTTGTAAAAATCAGCACAATTAATGTAAGCTGCGCTACCCCAACCTGCAGAACCTGCACCGATAAAAATACGCAGCCCGCAATCATCAACGCTGAGATACTTTTAAATAGGAGCTGGCTATTGGATTGCAGCTTCACAAACTGCACATTATTGTGCTCCATTTGCTGCGTCAGCTTGCTGAACCAGGACAGATGACTTTCCTCCAGCCGATTGCTTTTGATCTCCTTAATGCCATTGAAATGATCGGTTATGCCCGCCACATAGCTCTGCGACAGCTCTGTCAGCCGGGTGCCAAGCGACCTTGCTCCTCGCGTGTATTTACGTGAGAACAAGCTGATTAGGCCACCGCAAATTAAAATAAGCAACGTCAGCTGATACGACAGATAGAAGGCTAGCCCGATTTGTACAAGCGTAAATATTCCCGTCGTAACTAAACGAAGTGAGAGCTGCACACCCTGATTAACCCGAGATAGCTCGGAAGACAAAATATGATTGAAGTCCGACTTGCGCTTGCCAAGAAAAAAAGCCCAGTTCGATTGCAGCAGCGCCTGATAAATATCCATCCGCAATTTCGTTACAAAGCTTTGAAGCAGGGCAAAGCCCTGATTCGTCTGCTGTCTTTGCAGCAGGCCCTGCCCAACATTAATGCCGATGAAAATAGCCAGTACAGCTGCAAGCAGCAGCTCCTGCGGCAGCTCGCCAAGCCAGACGCTGACCTGCGGTACGACTGGCAAGCTTGCGCTTTGCACATCAAATAAACCGATGATGCCCAGCAGCGGTATTAAGACGAGCAGCCCTACGCCCTCAAGCGAGCTGACAATCATAATACCCAGCATGTTCAAGTAAAGCTTCTTTCCTGCAAACTGATGCAGCTTTTTCATATATAGCAAAATCGGTTTCATATACTCACCCTTTTGCGAGGCTGCTTGAGCCTTCGATAAAAATACAGAAACGGCCGCAGCGGAAAATATAGAAAATGCAGTCCCTTAGGCAAAGGCAAAGTCTGCGCATCCCAGGCGCTTGGATAAAGCTTGCCGATGAAATGGGTCAGCTTCTCCCGGCTTGTCAGCAGCATAAAGGTATAACGCTTATAAAGCAGCGCCATCTTCTTCTCCTCTGGAATCGGGCTGATCGTAACCGTCTCCTGAATAAATGGAAAAATGCAGCGTACAAGCCTATGCACGAGGGGGCTGTCGGTCAACGGCAGCAGTGTCTCGGGAAGCTTTACACCGAATAGCTCTCGCGCCAAAACAAGCGCCTGCCCTATGGCCGCCGCTCCTCCGTTTCTCCGTGTTTCCTCTATCAGCGATTCGCCGCCGTCCTCGCAGGCAGAAGCAAGCTGGGCAATATCATGCAGCCAGCGCAGCCGGAACCAGCCATGTCTTGCGCCATGGCTGGCGAGATAATGAAACAGATGCTCCGGCCCTAAATAAGGGATCGGACTTCCCGTCTGCTCATAGATTCTGCGCTGCGCCCATAATTGCTCGAAGGACACTTCCTTCACCGCATCAGGGCTGAGTCGCCAGTGCAGCTCAATTTGCGTCTGATTGATCGTATGCTCGAAGCAGCTATGATGCGTTTTCCACTTTAAATCATTAAACAAACGCGGCGCCGGGTCCCGATCATAATAACCAAGCTCTTCAAGCAACGCCTCGGCTCGGTCAACATCCTCTATTGGCACTAAAATATCCAGGTCCTTGCTTGTGCGCTGGGAAATATCGCCGTAAAGCTCATGTGCAATAACTGGCCCTTTCAATTGCAAGGAGCGTATGCCGCGCTCTGCCAAAGCCGCTACAATCCGCTGCATCTCGGCGCTGAGCCTCAGCATCATCAGCGTATTGGCGTAATAATCCTGCTGGAGCGTCAGCAGCACCGACTTCGGCAGCACCGGCTTCACAAGCTGCTTCAGCTTCAAATAGAGGCTTGGATATACACGGTGATGGCGCGCCAATTCGATAATCTTCTCCCCGTTCAGCCTGCTGCCGGCCCAGCGGCGGCCAATGACTGCCGGATCGGCATTTGGCCGCAGGCACTCGAGAATAAATTGCAATTCAAGCGGAAGGTTAGCCACTTCCCATTCATACGTTTTATCCATAGCGTTGCTCCTTCTTCCGCTTAATCTGATTACCGAACAAGCCAACGACGGTGAAACGACCCATTTCTTCGACACCTGTTATGTAGTAGGGGCCGCTGCGAAGCCAGGCATGGGCAATCATTTTGCCTGATTCGTCCTTGGCTGTGCCCAAATAGAGCGTGCTCGCTATTTTTCTGCGTTTCAGCAGCTTCATCGCGGCGATTCCCTTAACGAGACATTCGCTTTCCCACCAAGTATAGCGGCTCATCTGCCGTATCGCTTTCGCCACCTCACTGAGCATCTGCTCATGCTCCGCTACCCGCTCATAGGGCGTCTCCTTCATAGGAACACCTAGAGTAGGGGCAACTTTAGCGAAAGGAATCAGTTTGAGAAGACGCGCCCAGGCGAGCAGCATATAGGCTTCGAACAGAAGAAGCTTGCTGCGAAGCGGCAGCAAGGTGAACTGGCTCCATTTTTTAAGCAAGACAATCGAACCGCCCTTTCCTTGAACTATTCGCTAATCTGCCGTAGCTCCTGCTCCGCCATTCTGTGCGCCTGCATTCGAGACAGGCTCAAGCAGCCCTTCCGCATACAGATCCTGTAAAAAATCTGCCACCTGCTGGTCGCATGCCGCTGGCTCCACTTCATACTCTTTGAGCAACTGGGCCACAATGTCGCGGCGTGTCACGGGCGACGCCGTCCGCTCCCAAATGATGCCGCCCAGCTTGCCCATGTTGTAATATTTGCCCGAAGACAGGCTTAACAGCACTTTATCGCCATCCATATCAGTAGCCAAATGACCTTCTGTCCGCTGGATTATCTGTTCAGGCTGCAGAAGCGGTCTAGCTTGTTTAGACATTTGCCTCACGTCCTTTCTGAGTCGCTGCTAGTATTAGATCAACCATTTCATAAGCGGAAAATGCTCCTTCTGCGGGACGCTGCAATTGATAAGCCTGCACGCTTGCTGCAAGCCGAACAACAGCAGAAAAATGCCAATTTTGCAGCCTTAAAGGCGCAATTAGAAAATGTCGGAAGGTGTGGTTCAGCAATACAGGCAGCTTCGCTAGTGAATGCAGCTGTGATAGCGATACCGCATTTGCTTCTGTGCGCGAAAGCTCAAATACGGCGGCGAGTGGAAGTGGAGAGGCTAGGAAGCTGGCAGATAACGGAACAGCGAATTTGGATACGGAATAGGCAAGCGGCTTATAAAGCTGACTCGTTCTTCCGAGCTGCTCGACGCTTTGCTGCCACAGCTTTTGCTGCGGATAGGAGGGCATGACAATTGACGAGCCATTTGCACCAGCCTCCGGTTCCTTTAAGGCAATGACATCATCACTAAGCAGGGGATAGCCACGGTCTATAAAAGCTGCGGCCAGCGTCGACTTTCCTGCCCCAGAGTCCCCTACGAAAGCATAGGCCTTGCCGTCTATGGCTATAGCGCTCCCATGCAGCGGCAGCTGCTTTCTCTGCAGGAGCAGCGCGCCTAGGCATGTTCCAAGCAGGTAAAGCCGGAGCCTGCCCTCATCCATGTTTTCGCATGGCTCCACAATAATCCGTTTGCCCTCTTGAATGCAGAAGCTTGCGACCTCGTGAATATAAAAAAACAATTTTGCGCCGTGAACAACGTAATGATCCTGCGTTTGCTCCAAAATCGGCCACGTAAATTCTGGCTTAGCCAGCTCTATTTCAACATCTGCAAACGCTTTCGAATTTTCCGCCTCAAGCAGCTCAGGCAGCTCAATTTCACTGCTGATACATAAGCCGAAAGCGTCGTAGATTGCTTTTTTCCCAGTTACTATCATCGCGTTCACCCTTATATGAATAAAATCGCGTTGCTTCAAGCCATCAAAAGTAATCGTTTCGCGGTGAAACCTGTACTTCCCTATATTTGAACAAAATCAACAAAGTCCTTGTACAAGGATATCCTGCTGTATAAGGACCTTGTTGATCACTTTTACTGCATAAGTATAATGGATTTATTTCTAGGAAAAGGAAGTGCCTGGATCGATAGGGAACGGAGTTGGGTCATCAGTGACGTCAAAGTCCCCCGCTTTTACAAAATCAATGTAACGTGTACCTACGCCAGCCATCGTCTCGCTCACTTGCAGCGTTTCGAGAACCGGAGCTTGCCATTGTTGTTTCTCCATGCTTATTCACCTCCCTTCAAATTAAACTGCCGGACAAACCGGCAGGCTACGAGGCAATGCAATAAATAACGGCTGTTTAAATCAACCGCGTATTCCGGCTTCGGCACTAAGCCGACCTGTTCCAGCGAAGTCCTCATCTGCTCTACATTGAAAAACTGTGCAAGATACGAATCGTTGCAATATTGCCGCAGCTCCTCTACAAATGCAGACCAAACCGGCGTCATTCGATGAACCCAATCCGCTGCTTGAATGCCGCGCACCCGCTGGTTTAACCGAATTTGATCGGGCAAATAGTTGGCCGTTGACTCGCGGATTAAAGCACGGTCGTAACCGTCATGAACGTATTGCTCAATCGGAACAGACAAGCAAAACTTCACAACCCGCGGATCGCTGGTCGGGTCTCGTTCCCACAGCGCATAGCTTAGCGATAGCTTGGTGCGCTGCGTACCGCTCATATTGGTCATCGCCATATCCTGAAAAGGCCCCGGCTGCGCTTTAATCGCATCTTTTTCAAAAACGCTGCCTGCCCCTGCCTGCCGCTCCTTCAATCTGGCAAAGACGTTCATCCGCTTGGCAAAAGCCGGATTGATCATGAGCGGCATCTCCTGCTGCCCATGATCCTGGTCCCGAGGAAACAGCTTCGGATAGGCGTTTTTCCCAACATAATACATAAGCCGTTTCCGCCCGACTGCCTTACGCTTGCCAAACATCGTCACTTCCCGGTACAGCCGCAGCCATTGCAGCCGCTTGAGGAGCAACGAATAATAATCGATGGCAGGCCCCCACGAGATCGAATGGTTTCCCATTGCTCCCGTAAGCAAAATGCCCATTCCCTGCTGCTGCGACTGCTCGTAAACCCCTTTAATCCAAAATGAATTTTCTGCAAATTTAAAGGGGATCTCCAGCATTTCCAGCCATTCATCCGCTTCCGACAGCGGGCTGCGGCCCTGCAAATCCAAATATTGATCGGCAATATTGCCAACAAACTCGACAGTTTTCTTTATAAAGGGACGTTCATCCGCCATATGCCGCCTGGACGTCCAATCCTGAAAATTCGGTTCTGGCACATAACTGAAGGTATGCAGCTGCTTTTGCTGCGCCTGTAGTGATTTTGCCGCGAAGCTGACGACCGAGCCAGAATCGAGGCCGCCGCTAAGCGTTGCGCCTACCTTCCGAAACGTCCTCATCCGGGCATTGACCGCTTCCTGAAAAATCTCCTGGAAAGCTTCCGTGTACTCCTCACGTCGCTTCAGCCTCAGCTGCTCGGGGGACTCCACCTTGCTGTGCTGCCAAAAATCAAGCTTGCCGTCCTTGATGCGAAAAGCATGCCCCGGCGGCACTTGCCGAATATGCTCATAGGGCGTTGCGAACAGGTCACTCGACTCATGAACAATAGCAACCGCCAAATAATCAGCGAGCCAGCTTTCATTCAGCTTTTTCTCCACATGATGGGCGGCAAGCAGCGGCGCAATGGTGGTGCAAAAGGAGCTTTGCCGAGCATCAGAGTAGATATAAAGCGTACGGCTGCCGAACAAATCGGTCGTACCGAACAGCTCGGATTTGCGCTGATTCCAAATGATGAACGCATAGTCGCCAATTAAATAACGCGGCGCTTCCTCTCCCCATTTGGCATAGGCCAGCATAATCAGCTCGCTATCCGGCATGCTGGCTCGCCGCTCGCGATCGATGAGCAGCTGCTCCCATAGAAATGGACGATTATCGATCATGGCATCAGCCGTAATCGTTAGTCCCAGCTCAGCTGCGTGAAAGGGCTGCGGCTGTCCGACCGATTCAGGCGTAATCCACTGGGCATGGCAGCCTAGGAAAACGCGTCCGTCATGCCAAGTATCGACGGCATCCGCTGGATATTTTTGCAAGGCTTGCATTAGGCGCAACCCCGCTTCTACGGAAACGGGAGCTTCGGAATCCTTCTGATAAATAGCGGCGATTGCGCTCATGCTGTGCCTCCTTCTTTTTGATACTAACTGTATTTATTATAGCACATAAAGATACAATTTGTATCATTTTTACCGAAACAATTATTCGTTTTAACCTATGCTTCACCATTTTTCATAGCGATAATAATGGTTTTTGTTCTTTTACTCCATGGTTCATATTGGGACGGCCAACCGAATAATAAATGAGCTGTGTATTGACTAGTTCATGCTCACTATAAATGTTGCGCCCATCAATGAGATTAGGCGTTCGCAGCCAGGATTGAATACTTAATGGTTTAATATCGCGGAATTCCTTCCATTCGGTCAAAATGCACAGCGCATCCGCCTGAATTGCCGCTTCCTCCGGATTATCACAGTATACGACACCCGATTCGCCAAATTGCTGGCGAAAATTAGCCGTCGCTATCGGATCGTAGGCTTTGACTTTTGCGCCTCGCTTTACTAACGCTTCAATAATTTCAAAGGCTGGTGCATCGCGAACATCATCCGTTTCCGGCTTGAAGGCCAGGCCCCAAATGGCAACGGTCCGGCCTCCCAAATCGCCAAGCGAAGCTTCCAGCTTGCGAATGACGTTAAAGCGCTGGTCGCGATTCACATCGACGACTGATTTAAGCAGCTTGAAATCATAATCCATTTGTCCGGCAATTTGAATAAGCGCCTGCGTATCCTTCGGGAAGCAGGAGCCCCCATAACCTATTCCCGCTTTCAAGAAAGAGGAACCGATTCGCTGATCATAGCCCATTCCTTCCGCTACCTCCGTCACATCGGCGCCTACCTTTTC
This genomic window contains:
- a CDS encoding ABC transporter ATP-binding protein; amino-acid sequence: MKPILLYMKKLHQFAGKKLYLNMLGIMIVSSLEGVGLLVLIPLLGIIGLFDVQSASLPVVPQVSVWLGELPQELLLAAVLAIFIGINVGQGLLQRQQTNQGFALLQSFVTKLRMDIYQALLQSNWAFFLGKRKSDFNHILSSELSRVNQGVQLSLRLVTTGIFTLVQIGLAFYLSYQLTLLILICGGLISLFSRKYTRGARSLGTRLTELSQSYVAGITDHFNGIKEIKSNRLEESHLSWFSKLTQQMEHNNVQFVKLQSNSQLLFKSISALMIAGCVFLSVQVLQVGVAQLTLIVLIFTRLWPKLTLIQTSMEQIVLTLPAFKSLNDLMKECGAAEEMQLNKPADPTERTKQAEQAEPAALKLVHELVCQDVYYRYREQDETYALKHINLRIPANSMTAIVGKSGAGKSTLIDTLIGLIVPQHGAVLLDGAPLDDSNRFAYRSAVSYVSQDPFLFNVSIRENLKLVLPGATEEQLWEALAFSASDAFVRALPQGLDTIVGDRGVRLSGGERQRIVLARAMLRKPSILVLDEATSSLDSENELKIQQALEQLKGKLTIIVIAHRLSTIRDADQVIVLEEGRIIQQGGYNQLYRESKGMFSKLLEYQAGGPG
- a CDS encoding nucleotidyltransferase family protein, with translation MDKTYEWEVANLPLELQFILECLRPNADPAVIGRRWAGSRLNGEKIIELARHHRVYPSLYLKLKQLVKPVLPKSVLLTLQQDYYANTLMMLRLSAEMQRIVAALAERGIRSLQLKGPVIAHELYGDISQRTSKDLDILVPIEDVDRAEALLEELGYYDRDPAPRLFNDLKWKTHHSCFEHTINQTQIELHWRLSPDAVKEVSFEQLWAQRRIYEQTGSPIPYLGPEHLFHYLASHGARHGWFRLRWLHDIAQLASACEDGGESLIEETRRNGGAAAIGQALVLARELFGVKLPETLLPLTDSPLVHRLVRCIFPFIQETVTISPIPEEKKMALLYKRYTFMLLTSREKLTHFIGKLYPSAWDAQTLPLPKGLHFLYFPLRPFLYFYRRLKQPRKRVSI
- a CDS encoding lasso peptide biosynthesis B2 protein; the encoded protein is MVLLKKWSQFTLLPLRSKLLLFEAYMLLAWARLLKLIPFAKVAPTLGVPMKETPYERVAEHEQMLSEVAKAIRQMSRYTWWESECLVKGIAAMKLLKRRKIASTLYLGTAKDESGKMIAHAWLRSGPYYITGVEEMGRFTVVGLFGNQIKRKKEQRYG
- a CDS encoding lasso peptide biosynthesis PqqD family chaperone, with the protein product MSKQARPLLQPEQIIQRTEGHLATDMDGDKVLLSLSSGKYYNMGKLGGIIWERTASPVTRRDIVAQLLKEYEVEPAACDQQVADFLQDLYAEGLLEPVSNAGAQNGGAGATAD
- a CDS encoding aldolase; this translates as MIVTGKKAIYDAFGLCISSEIELPELLEAENSKAFADVEIELAKPEFTWPILEQTQDHYVVHGAKLFFYIHEVASFCIQEGKRIIVEPCENMDEGRLRLYLLGTCLGALLLQRKQLPLHGSAIAIDGKAYAFVGDSGAGKSTLAAAFIDRGYPLLSDDVIALKEPEAGANGSSIVMPSYPQQKLWQQSVEQLGRTSQLYKPLAYSVSKFAVPLSASFLASPLPLAAVFELSRTEANAVSLSQLHSLAKLPVLLNHTFRHFLIAPLRLQNWHFSAVVRLAASVQAYQLQRPAEGAFSAYEMVDLILAATQKGREANV
- a CDS encoding paeninodin family lasso peptide, with protein sequence MEKQQWQAPVLETLQVSETMAGVGTRYIDFVKAGDFDVTDDPTPFPIDPGTSFS
- a CDS encoding asparagine synthase-related protein yields the protein MSAIAAIYQKDSEAPVSVEAGLRLMQALQKYPADAVDTWHDGRVFLGCHAQWITPESVGQPQPFHAAELGLTITADAMIDNRPFLWEQLLIDRERRASMPDSELIMLAYAKWGEEAPRYLIGDYAFIIWNQRKSELFGTTDLFGSRTLYIYSDARQSSFCTTIAPLLAAHHVEKKLNESWLADYLAVAIVHESSDLFATPYEHIRQVPPGHAFRIKDGKLDFWQHSKVESPEQLRLKRREEYTEAFQEIFQEAVNARMRTFRKVGATLSGGLDSGSVVSFAAKSLQAQQKQLHTFSYVPEPNFQDWTSRRHMADERPFIKKTVEFVGNIADQYLDLQGRSPLSEADEWLEMLEIPFKFAENSFWIKGVYEQSQQQGMGILLTGAMGNHSISWGPAIDYYSLLLKRLQWLRLYREVTMFGKRKAVGRKRLMYYVGKNAYPKLFPRDQDHGQQEMPLMINPAFAKRMNVFARLKERQAGAGSVFEKDAIKAQPGPFQDMAMTNMSGTQRTKLSLSYALWERDPTSDPRVVKFCLSVPIEQYVHDGYDRALIRESTANYLPDQIRLNQRVRGIQAADWVHRMTPVWSAFVEELRQYCNDSYLAQFFNVEQMRTSLEQVGLVPKPEYAVDLNSRYLLHCLVACRFVRQFNLKGGE
- a CDS encoding UDP-glucose/GDP-mannose dehydrogenase family protein, yielding MKLAVIGTGYVGLVSGVCFSELGNDVICVDHLEEKIALLNKGEVPIYEPGLKELIASNKAEGRLQFTTDLPEAVRQSDMIIIAVGTPSLPSGKANLSYIEQAAREIGLAMNGFKIIATKSTVPVGTNEHIQAIIASQTAYPFEVASVPEFLREGTAVQDTLHPDRIVIGTSGDTARKCLTELHRPLTKHIMSTDIRSAEMIKYASNAFLAAKISFINEIANICEKVGADVTEVAEGMGYDQRIGSSFLKAGIGYGGSCFPKDTQALIQIAGQMDYDFKLLKSVVDVNRDQRFNVIRKLEASLGDLGGRTVAIWGLAFKPETDDVRDAPAFEIIEALVKRGAKVKAYDPIATANFRQQFGESGVVYCDNPEEAAIQADALCILTEWKEFRDIKPLSIQSWLRTPNLIDGRNIYSEHELVNTQLIYYSVGRPNMNHGVKEQKPLLSL